In Caldisericia bacterium, the genomic stretch TCTGGAACCACATTGATTATTGAAAATCTTTGGCCAAGTTCAGAAGCTAAAAAGCATGCTGATTGATTAGCACTTACGACCGGAATAGTTACTATTTCCCTAGCTGCCTCTAATCCCGGATCATCAAAGCAATCAATAACCACTGCATCATAATGACTTTTTTCAGCCCACTTGACTTTTTGAAGAATATAAGGAGTATTAACTGCTATATCAAAAGCCCCTTCTATAGATGCCCCTCCTTTTTCCACAAAAACCAAATCAAGCTGTACTAAGCCATTTGTTTGTTCATTTAAAAATTTTGAAAGCTCTTCTCGCTCTTTTTTTGCCAATTTCCAGTCTTCCGTGTATATATCTGGAAATATATCCAAGATTTTTATCTTCTTTTGCAATTTGCACCCCTCCGCATAATAAATGATAAAAACAAGGATCTTTAGTACACAATTTTTTCTATTGGTTTCCACTGGATGTTCTCAAACCCGAAGTGTGGTGGTGACAAAACTTCAAGACCTTTTGGTGTTCTCCAAATTTCTGGAGATTTTGCTCCAATTACTGCAACCTTCATTCCAGGGGCAGTATTTGTGTTAGTTATTGGCTCTCCGGTTTTCAAGTCCACTACTGCAATTATATCTGGACTCGTGACATAAGGTTCATCATCAAACCAGCTTACATGGTTTTCATTCTTGAACCATATTTTGAATGTGTGGCCTTTGAACTCCTCAATGCCTTTTATGTAATTTGTACCCCAATAGTATCCTTCTTTGTCTTCAGCCTCTTTTTTGAATATCTCTCCCTTGAAAAGGATCCACCCATCCAAATAATCTGCAGCGGCCTTAACTGGATCTTTTCCTTGTTCTCTTGCTTCTCTTATAGTCCGTCCAAGTTCCAAACATTGTGTTAGTGTCCCTCTTAAAACTACCTCTTTCATATCTTTGGCGGGCATAAGGAATCCAGCTTGACCGGCTAGGCCAAAAGCAGCAACACTTATCAATTTTCCAATATTCTCAGCAACTCTGTAATTTACAGCATTCTTAATTATTGCCTTGTTTCCCCATTCGTCAACACTTGTTATTGGGAGCATTGGTTTGTTAGAAATAGCAGGAGTAGTTTGTTCAATCTCTGGAATTGCCCTTCCAGTATAATCCCCATCTACTACTGTAAGTCCTAGTCGTACTGCAGCATCCACCCCTGCAGGAGTATTCTGTCCTCCTAACTCAATTGGAACTAGTGCAGAAATCTTTTTTCCGCTATATTCCTCTAGTTCTTTTACTGCAGCTGCAAGAATACGATCGACAACCTTCTTTTCCAACCCATAGAATTTCATTCTCTTCTTTGTTTCTTCGGTTAGTGGTGCTATCGAACCCATTAAAAATGGACATGCTGTATA encodes the following:
- a CDS encoding DUF917 domain-containing protein, with protein sequence MPTQIKTPKDAEDFVRGCTLLGTGGGGDPKKGLKLLLEDLEQGLKIKFEDPREIDDNVYTACPFLMGSIAPLTEETKKRMKFYGLEKKVVDRILAAAVKELEEYSGKKISALVPIELGGQNTPAGVDAAVRLGLTVVDGDYTGRAIPEIEQTTPAISNKPMLPITSVDEWGNKAIIKNAVNYRVAENIGKLISVAAFGLAGQAGFLMPAKDMKEVVLRGTLTQCLELGRTIREAREQGKDPVKAAADYLDGWILFKGEIFKKEAEDKEGYYWGTNYIKGIEEFKGHTFKIWFKNENHVSWFDDEPYVTSPDIIAVVDLKTGEPITNTNTAPGMKVAVIGAKSPEIWRTPKGLEVLSPPHFGFENIQWKPIEKIVY
- a CDS encoding hydrogenase expression protein HupH translates to MQKKIKILDIFPDIYTEDWKLAKKEREELSKFLNEQTNGLVQLDLVFVEKGGASIEGAFDIAVNTPYILQKVKWAEKSHYDAVVIDCFDDPGLEAAREIVTIPVVSANQSACFLASELGQRFSIINVVPEVEVRSRYLLRKYGIIDNLASIRTINVPVLDLEKNYTKVLQAVVDAAKKAVIEDGAHVIVFGCTGMAVFLKEVKTELEKEGLNVPIIEPLRAAIYDAIRLVLMGVTHSKMAYRVPREKLRVLDFEI